The following are from one region of the Actinoplanes sp. L3-i22 genome:
- a CDS encoding DUF397 domain-containing protein, with product MEVKGLRIDLSRAQWFKSVRSGADSDNCVEVAFVDDAIAVRDSKNPSGPALIFTAAEWDAFVNGAKDGEFDL from the coding sequence ATCGAGGTCAAAGGTCTACGGATCGACCTGAGCCGGGCGCAGTGGTTCAAGAGCGTCCGCAGCGGTGCGGACAGCGACAATTGTGTCGAGGTGGCGTTCGTCGACGACGCGATCGCGGTCCGCGACTCCAAGAACCCGTCCGGCCCCGCGCTGATCTTCACCGCGGCCGAGTGGGACGCCTTCGTGAACGGCGCCAAGGACGGCGAGTTCGATCTCTGA
- a CDS encoding Stk1 family PASTA domain-containing Ser/Thr kinase, with translation MPDERQPGRDGDPSRPDETRPMRAVDDDATRVQPNQPSGGPRSGDTPTEPLSPAGGWDPDPRDAEDLWTGRAAVRPPGPATSRYSDTAEWTPGPPGEEPPGRWWMPIVFGIVALLLFGVLAYGIYLIARNSGAGTDAPAPTPAQTHTTTVATTPPTTEPTTEAPPSTVATTDPTITEATVPALRGMPLEDAKAALERSGLSYRVIRLPSDAEPGTVIDCDPAEGQVVPPDSKVTLVVAAARTDGPTSTTTAPTGDTTAEPGEN, from the coding sequence ATGCCGGACGAGCGCCAGCCCGGTCGGGACGGCGATCCGTCGCGTCCCGACGAGACCCGTCCGATGCGGGCGGTCGACGACGACGCGACCAGGGTGCAGCCGAATCAGCCGTCCGGCGGCCCCCGATCGGGGGACACCCCGACCGAGCCGCTGTCCCCGGCCGGCGGGTGGGATCCGGATCCGCGCGATGCCGAGGATCTGTGGACCGGTCGCGCCGCGGTCCGGCCGCCCGGCCCGGCGACGTCGCGGTACAGCGACACCGCGGAGTGGACTCCGGGCCCGCCCGGTGAGGAGCCGCCCGGTCGCTGGTGGATGCCGATCGTGTTCGGCATCGTGGCGTTGCTGCTGTTCGGCGTGCTGGCCTACGGCATCTACCTGATCGCGCGGAACTCGGGCGCGGGCACCGACGCCCCGGCGCCGACCCCGGCACAGACCCACACCACGACTGTCGCGACGACGCCGCCCACCACCGAGCCGACGACGGAGGCGCCGCCCAGCACGGTCGCGACCACCGATCCGACGATCACCGAGGCAACCGTCCCGGCGCTGCGCGGGATGCCGCTGGAGGACGCGAAGGCCGCTCTGGAGCGCAGTGGCCTGAGCTACCGGGTGATCCGGCTGCCCAGTGACGCCGAGCCCGGCACCGTGATCGACTGCGACCCGGCGGAGGGCCAGGTGGTCCCGCCGGACTCGAAGGTCACCCTCGTCGTCGCGGCCGCGCGGACCGACGGCCCGACCTCGACGACGACGGCGCCGACCGGAGACACCACCGCCGAGCCCGGCGAGAACTGA